One genomic segment of Ipomoea triloba cultivar NCNSP0323 chromosome 9, ASM357664v1 includes these proteins:
- the LOC116030608 gene encoding BURP domain-containing protein BNM2C-like → MDSTRFSSASVIFGTLLLLQMVYEGCSARKMGKSCDDGGKIQETGLQHHSPQSSSSSYMDPQLNVFFTPKDLEIGKRLPVFFDINNDPSTSPHLLSREEADSIPFSSAHLPYLLNFFSFSAASPQATAMAETLRHCEFRPMDGETKFCATSLESLLDSTRQTFGSSSKFRVLATKFVTKPSVSLQNYTVVAAPREIPAEKMVGCHTLPYPYAVFYCHSQQEGRNKVFRISLVGENGEDRVDAVGVCHMDTGKWNPNHVSFRVLGIEPGSSPVCHFFPVDNLVWLPLP, encoded by the exons ATGGATTCCACCAGATTTTCCAGCGCTTCAGTCATCTTCGGAACACTGCTTCTCTTGcag ATGGTGTATGAAGGTTGCAGTGCAAGGAAGATGGGGAAAAGTTGTGATGATGGTGGGAAGATACAAGAAACAGGTTTGCAGCATCATTCACCGCAGTCGTCATCTTCATCGTACATGGATCCTCAGCTGAATGTTTTCTTCACTCCCAAAGATCTGGAGATTGGGAAAAGGTTGCCTGTGTTTTTCGACATCAACAATGATCCATCAACTTCCCCCCATCTTCTATCCAGAGAAGAAGCCGATTCCATTCCTTTCTCATCCGCCCACCTCCCTTACCTCCTAaacttcttctccttctccgcCGCCTCCCCGCAGGCCACGGCCATGGCGGAAACCCTCCGCCACTGCGAGTTCCGGCCGATGGACGGAGAAACCAAATTCTGCGCCACGTCTCTGGAATCCTTGCTCGACTCCACGCGCCAAACATTTGGATCAAGTTCCAAGTTCAGAGTTTTAGCGACGAAATTTGTGACGAAGCCGTCTGTTTCTCTGCAGAATTACACCGTCGTGGCGGCGCCGAGAGAGATTCCGGCGGAAAAGATGGTGGGGTGTCACACTCTCCCTTACCCTTACGCGGTGTTCTATTGCCATAGCCAGCAGGAAGGGCGGAATAAGGTGTTCAGGATTTCGTTGGTGGGGGAAAACGGAGAAGACAGAGTTGACGCCGTCGGAGTTTGCCATATGGACACCGGAAAGTGGAACCCGAACCATGTCTCATTTCGAGTGCTGGGTATCGAACCCGGCTCCTCCCCGGTCTGCCACTTCTTCCCGGTGGATAATCTTGTTTGGCTTCCTTTGCCTTAA